Proteins from a genomic interval of Camarhynchus parvulus unplaced genomic scaffold, STF_HiC, whole genome shotgun sequence:
- the KDM6B gene encoding lysine-specific demethylase 6B: protein MHRAVEPLGGRAARDPFAVGSLGCGGGWAGCPRAWLPPPRCSSSLGPAPLPPHLTPPPSGNGGPPLPHKAFYTPGPRAPRAPLDPLQGCVRALQPWDPPGPEATPELEEPPSCHHGRHRGHRPGDIGHRGDIGHRPGDIGHRGDVGHRGDISHRPGDLGHRGDISHRPGDIGHRPGDIGHRPGDIGHRGDINHRSGDIGHRPGDIGHRSGDIGHRPGDIGHRPGDIGHRPGDIGHRSGDIGHRPGDLGHRGDIGHRHGGDGSHRGDVIGGHRGDIAARIGRLQQAQLWSFPPGPVSPPRARALPPLQQVWSLLHPEKRTFPAKRGGAQLKRGAAPRPPARGAAPPPRPAPPAPPRGAAHPPPQTAPQRQPPGGLWGAAPPGAPPRAAPSVPAAPGAVEPLPPRRDSLGPPPAPPGQTVSPTCPHVLVSSLSPMCPPMSAHEQRLVAPLPVPPPAPPRPCVPPGPLPSDLRAPPSRSPAAPTACVPCAPPRAPPRTPTTSTRAPRSTPAPPPPPPHPEPPPPPLPPPPPPSSESPGVPPRLFDFGAPPLDDQFEEPPEFAKILPDGLANIMKMLDESIRQEEDEGGVTPPPPPPPPLSVPPPRVTATPRTPRLYPFGKRDDPKTSPFYPKPPPPPPPAEKPSGAGTGNNNSSSSSSTPKPTPPSPRPPTPPAQVATSAPGWGPPALAVPPPGRSESEALEEISRACETLAEQAGRPSPPSPDTPPKTGLGGGGRRHRRPPPSSRHRDLRRGPPRRRHPRKEEREQQQQQQQQQREQQQRDRPVLATLDLQSPGVQEKGGGPLPRLETKGGTPPNTNNPPSAAPTPAGPPPAFVSSADLLKLRSLGEGPPKELKIRLIKVESGAGGPGGIPGLGGGPGGGGGDALVASEAAEPRGLPLAQLTIRHSAAEVVRASKQARLKGPFSESYLCPAQSVKPRIDAREQLPRDKLNPPTPSIYLESKRDAFSPVLLQFCTDPKNPITVIRGLAGSLRLNLGLFSTKTLVEASGEHAVEVRTQVQQPSDQNWDLSGTRQVWPCESSRSHTTIAKYAQYQASSFQESLQEDKDSEDEEAEEPDSTTETPPSPPDQKSHQIIKFGTNIDLSDAKRWKPQLQELLKLPAFMRVSSTGNMLSHVGHTILGMNTVQLYMKVPGSRTPGHQENNNFCSVNINIGPGDCEWFAVHEHYWETISAFCDRHGVDYLTGSWWPILEDLYRSNIPVYRFVQRPGDLVWINAGTVHWVQATGWCNNIAWNVGPLTAYQYQLALERYEWNEVKNVKSIVPMIHVSWNVARTVKISDPDLYKMIKYCLLQSIKHCQVQRESLVRAGKKIAYQGRVKDEPAYYCNECDVEVFNILFVTSETGGRNTYLVHCEGCSRRRGGGLAGVIVLEQYKTEELMQIYDGFTLVTPPTPR, encoded by the exons ATGCATCGCGCCGTGGAGCCCCTGGGGGGCCGGGCCGCACGGGACCCCTTCGCCGTGGGGAGCCTGGGCTGCGGCGGGGGCTGGGCCGGCTGCCCCCGGGCCTGGCTGCCCCCCCCCAG gTGCTCCTCCAGCCTCGGGCCGGCGCCGCTGCCCCCCCACCTGACGCCCCCCCCCAGTGGCAATGGggggccgcccctcccccacaaGGCCTTCTACACTCCGGG ccccagagccccccgggcccccctGGACCccctccagggctgtgtccGGGCgctgcagccctgggacccccccggCCCCGAGGCCACCCCCGAGCTGGAGGAGCCACCGAGCTGCCACCACGGGCGCCACCGCGGCCACCGCCCCGGGGACATcggacaccgaggggacatcGGACACCGCCCCGGGGACATCGGTCACCGAGGGGACGTCGGTCACCGAGGTGACATCAGCCACCGGCCTGGGGACCTTGGACATCGAGGTGACATCAGCCACCGGCCTGGGGACATTGGTCATCGCCCTGGGGACATCGGACACCGGCCTGGGGACATCGGCCATCGAGGGGACATCAACCACCGCTCTGGGGACATTGGCCATCGGCCCGGGGACATCGGTCATCGCTCTGGGGACATTGGCCATCGGCCTGGGGACATTGGCCATCGGCCTGGGGACATTGGCCATCGCCCTGGGGACATCGGTCATCGCTCTGGGGACATCGGCCACCGGCCCGGGGATCTCGGCCACCGAGGGGACATCGGCCACCGCCACGGGGGGGACGGCAGCCACCGCGGGGACGTCATCGGTGGCCACCGAGGGGACATCGCCGCCCGCATCGGGCGCCTGCAGCag gcccagctctggAGTTTCCCCCCcggccccgtgtcccccccccggGCTCGGGCCCTGCCCCCCCTCCAGCAGGTCTGGAGCCTGCTGCACCCCGAG AAAAGGACGTTCCCGGCCAAAAGGGGGGGGGCGCAGCTGAAGAGGGGGGCGGCCCCCCGACCCCCCGCCCGcggggcagccccccccccccgcccagccccccccgcccccccccgaGGAGCCGCCCATCCCCCCCCTCAAACGGCGCCGCAGCGGCAGCCCCcag gggggctgtggggcgCTGCCCCCCCCGGGGCCCCCCCCAGGGCCGCCCCCTCCGTTCCCGCTGCCCCCGGGGCTGTGGAGCCCCTTCCCCCCCGCCGAGACAGCCTGGGCCCCCCCCCGGCGCCACCCGGACAGACAG tgtcccccacgtgtccccatgtcctcgTGTCCTCTTTGTCCCCCATGTGTCCCCCCATGTCCGCCCAT GAGCAGCGGCTGGTGGCCcccctcccggtgccccccccTGCGCCCCCCCGGCCCTGTGTCCCCCCGGGTCCCCTCCCAAGTGACCTTAGGGCCCCCCCCAGCCGCTCACCAGCAGCACCGACCGCCTGCGTGCCTTGTGCCCCCCCCCGGGCACCCCCCCGGACCCCCACCACCAGCACCCGCGCCCCCCGA AGCACCCCcgcccctcctcccccccccccgcaCCCCGAGCCCCCTCCCCCGCCTTTgcccccccctcccccgcccTCCTCCGAGTCCCCCGGGGTCCCCCCCCGCCTGTTCGATTTCGGGGCCCCCCCCTTGGACGATCAATTCGAGGAGCCCCCCGAGTTTGCCAAAATCTTGCCCGACGGCCTGGCCAACATCATGAAGATGTTGGACGAGTCCATCcggcaggaggaggatgaggggggggtcacccccccccccccccccccc CCCCCCCTTTCGGTGCCCCCCCCCCGGGTCACGGCGACCCCCCGGACCCCCCGCCTTTACCCCTTCGGCAAACGGGACgaccccaaaacttcccctttttaccccaaacctcctcctcctcctcctcccgccgaAAAACCCTCCGGAGCGGGAACGGGgaacaacaacagcagcagcagcagcagcacccccaaacccaccccccCTTCCCCGCGCCCCCCCACGCCCCCCGCCCAAGTCGCTACCTCAGCCCCGGGCTGGGGCCCCCCCGCGCTGGCCGTGCCCCCGCCGGGCCGCAGCGAGTCGGAGGCGCTGGAGGAGATCAGCCGCGCCTGCGAGACCCTGGCCGAGCAGGCGGGCCGGCCCAGCCCCCCCTCCCCGgacaccccccccaaaaccgggctgggcggcggcggccgccggcACCGCCGCCCCCCCCCCTCATCACGGCACCGGGACCTGCGGCGGGGACCCCCCCGGCGCCGGCACCCCCGGAAAGAGGAGcgggaacagcagcagcagcagcagcaacagcagcgggagcagcagcagcgcgaCCGCCCCGTGCTGGCCACGCTGGACCTGCAGAGCCCCGGCGTGCAGGAGAAAGGggggggacccctccccaggctggaaaCGAAAGGGGGAACCCCCCCGAACACCAACAACCCCCCCAGTGCGGCTCCCACCCCCGCGGGACCCCCGCCCGCCTTCGTCAGCTCGGCCGACCTGCTGAAGCTGCGCTCGCTGGGCGAGGGGCCCCCCAAAGAGCTCAAGATCCGCCTGATCAAGGTGGAGAGCGGCGCCGGGGGGCCCGGGGGGATCCCCGGCCTCGGGGGGGGCCCCGGAGGTGGCGGCGGTGACGCTTTGGTGGCCTCGGAGGCGGCAGAGCCGCGGGGGCTGCCCCTGGCTCAGCTGACGATCCGGCACAGCGCTGCCGAGGTGGTGCGGGCCAGCAA GCAGGCGCGGCTGAAGGGGCCGTTCAGCGAGTCCTACCTGTGCCCGGCGCAGTCGGTGAAGCCGCGAATCGACGCCCGCGAGCAGCTGCCCCGGGACAAACTGAACCCGCCCACGCCCAGCATCTAC CTGGAGAGCAAACGCGACGCCTTCTCGCCCgtgctgctgcagttctgcacCGACCCCAAGAACCCCATCACGGTCATCCGGGGCCTGGCGGGGTCCCTGCGCCTCA ACCTGGGTCTGTTCAGCACCAAGACCCTGGTGGAGGCCAGCGGCGAGCACGCGGTCGAGGTGCGCACGCAGGTGCAGCAGCCCTCGGACCAGAACTGGGACCTGTCGGGGACGCGCCAGGTGTGGCCCTGCGAGAGCAGCCGCTCGCACACCACCATCGCCAAGTACGCCCAGTACCAGGCCTCGTCCTTCCAGGAGTCCCTGCAG GAGGACAAGGACAGCGAGGATGAGGAGGCCGAGGAGCCCGACAGCACCACCGAGACCCCGCCCAG cccccccgaCCAGAAATCCCACCAGATCATCAAGTTCGGGACCAACATCGACCTGTCGGACGCCAAGAG gtggAAGCcgcagctgcaggagctgctgaagctgcCGGCGTTCATGCGCGTCTCCTCCACGGGGAACATGCTGAGCCACGTGGGCCACACCATCCTGGGCATGAACACCGTGCAGCTGTACATGAAGGTGCCCGGCAGCCGCACCCCGG GCCACCAGGAGAACAACAACTTCTGCTCGGTGAACATCAACATCGGCCCCGGCGACTGCGAGTGGTTCGCGGTGCACGAGCACTACTGGGAGACCATCTCCGCCTTCTGCGACAG GCACGGCGTGGATTACCTGACGGGCTCGTGGTGGCCCATCCTGGAGGACCTGTACCGCTCCAACATCCCGGTGTACCGGTTCGTGCAGCGCCCCGGCGACCTGGTGTGGATCAACGCCGGCACCGTGCACTGGGTGCAGGCCACGGGCTGGTGCAACAACATCGCCTGGAACGTGGGGCCGCTCACCG catACCAGTACCAGCTGGCCCTGGAGCGCTACGAGTGGAACGAGGTGAAGAACGTCAAGTCCATCGTGCCCATGATCCACGTGTCCTGGAACGTGGCCAGGACCGTCAAGATCAGCGACCCCGACCTCTACAAGATGATCAA GTACTGCCTGCTGCAGTCCATCAAGCACTGCCAGGTGCAGCGCGAGAGCCTGGTGCGCGCGGGGAAGAAGATCGCCTACCAGGGCCGCGTCAAGGACGAGCCGGCCTACTACTGCAACGAGTGTGAT